A section of the Elizabethkingia anophelis R26 genome encodes:
- a CDS encoding lipocalin family protein, with protein MKKTLSFLITGFSLLGFAQQTISPGAITGIWKLKEAGFYENNKKVKKDFDMCRLQRHYIIKTDGTAVYNYYEGSVGNCYKSEPRETYWKITKDKIVFFIGNEIYQEEKIVNFSPQNMIFNSIPLDASNEKDPLVAKILQTVHYENLEKISEEQLQQQLLH; from the coding sequence ATGAAGAAAACACTGAGTTTTTTAATTACCGGATTTAGTCTGCTTGGTTTTGCGCAACAAACCATTTCTCCTGGGGCTATTACCGGAATATGGAAACTTAAAGAAGCCGGATTTTATGAAAATAATAAAAAAGTAAAAAAGGATTTCGATATGTGTCGCCTGCAAAGGCATTATATTATAAAAACTGACGGAACTGCAGTTTATAATTATTATGAAGGCTCTGTTGGTAATTGCTACAAGAGTGAGCCTCGAGAAACCTACTGGAAAATTACTAAAGACAAAATAGTTTTCTTTATCGGAAATGAAATTTATCAGGAAGAAAAAATAGTCAATTTCAGTCCACAGAATATGATATTTAATTCTATCCCACTGGATGCTTCTAATGAAAAAGATCCGCTTGTTGCAAAGATATTGCAAACAGTACACTATGAAAATTTGGA
- a CDS encoding 1,4-dihydroxy-2-naphthoyl-CoA synthase produces the protein MIEWKTAKEYEDITYKKCNGVARIAFNRPEIRNAFRPKTTSELYDAFYDAYEDPSIGVVLLSGEGPSPKDGGWAFCSGGDQKARGHQGYVGEDGRHRLNILEVQRLIRFMPKVVIAVVPGWAVGGGHSLHVVCDLTLASKEHAIFKQTDADVTSFDGGYGSAYLAKMVGQKKAREIFFLGRNYSAQEAFEMGMVNKVVPHAELEDTAYEWAQEILAKSPTSIRMLKFAMNLTDDGMVGQQVFAGEATRLAYMTDEAKEGRNAFLEKRKPDFGEDQWIS, from the coding sequence ATGATCGAGTGGAAAACCGCAAAAGAATACGAAGATATTACTTATAAAAAATGTAATGGTGTAGCAAGAATTGCTTTCAACAGACCAGAAATCCGCAACGCTTTCAGACCTAAAACGACTTCAGAATTATATGATGCTTTTTATGATGCATATGAAGACCCGTCAATTGGAGTAGTACTATTATCCGGAGAAGGACCAAGTCCAAAAGACGGAGGATGGGCTTTCTGTAGTGGTGGAGATCAAAAAGCACGTGGTCACCAGGGTTATGTTGGAGAAGACGGAAGACACCGTTTGAATATTCTGGAAGTACAACGTTTAATCCGTTTTATGCCTAAAGTCGTTATTGCGGTAGTTCCGGGATGGGCTGTAGGTGGAGGACACTCACTACACGTTGTATGTGATCTTACTTTAGCAAGTAAAGAACATGCAATTTTCAAACAAACAGATGCTGATGTTACCAGTTTCGATGGTGGTTATGGTTCAGCATATCTGGCTAAAATGGTTGGGCAGAAAAAAGCGCGTGAAATATTTTTCTTAGGAAGAAATTATTCTGCACAGGAAGCTTTTGAAATGGGAATGGTAAATAAAGTTGTTCCTCATGCCGAATTAGAAGACACTGCTTATGAATGGGCACAGGAAATTTTAGCGAAATCACCAACTTCTATTCGTATGCTGAAATTTGCAATGAACCTTACTGATGATGGTATGGTTGGGCAGCAAGTTTTTGCAGGTGAGGCTACCCGTTTGGCTTACATGACAGATGAGGCTAAAGAAGGAAGAAATGCTTTCCTTGAGAAAAGAAAACCAGACTTTGGAGAAGATCAATGGATCTCTTAA
- the menA gene encoding 1,4-dihydroxy-2-naphthoate octaprenyltransferase produces the protein MIEWIKAARLRTLPLSLSGIILGSLIAKWKLNSVGESWDVWVFVLALVVTLLYQVLSNYANDYGDGVKGTDKKRAGEAEARAVASGKITAKQMRNAVILFSILSLAFTILLLYKAFFPGHIQAFYVFIGLGVACIFAAIGYTVGKRPYGYMGLGDVFVFVFFGLVSVMGSYYLFTKTFDWQMILPATAVGLFSVAVLNLNNMRDIESDAESGKHTLALKMGFKKAMIYEIILLQLPLILILTYMMVYEITSYYAYIFIILFLPLMALRRRIMETKEPKNLDPYLKQVAIMCFAMSLLTGIGLNLIK, from the coding sequence ATGATTGAATGGATAAAAGCAGCACGTCTGCGAACACTACCACTTTCCCTTAGTGGTATTATTTTAGGCTCCCTTATTGCAAAATGGAAGCTTAATTCTGTAGGAGAAAGCTGGGATGTATGGGTTTTTGTACTGGCTTTAGTGGTGACACTTTTGTATCAGGTGCTATCTAATTATGCTAACGATTATGGTGATGGTGTAAAAGGTACAGACAAAAAAAGAGCAGGAGAGGCGGAGGCCCGCGCTGTAGCTTCGGGAAAAATAACCGCAAAACAAATGCGTAATGCAGTCATTTTGTTTTCTATACTGTCATTGGCTTTTACTATTTTATTATTGTATAAAGCATTCTTTCCGGGACACATTCAGGCATTTTATGTGTTTATAGGTTTAGGGGTTGCCTGTATTTTTGCAGCAATTGGTTATACAGTAGGAAAAAGACCTTACGGCTATATGGGACTCGGAGACGTATTTGTATTTGTATTTTTCGGACTGGTATCTGTAATGGGATCTTATTATTTGTTTACTAAAACATTCGACTGGCAAATGATTTTGCCGGCAACAGCTGTAGGATTGTTCAGTGTAGCTGTCCTTAACCTGAACAATATGCGGGATATAGAAAGCGACGCAGAGAGCGGGAAACATACTCTTGCATTAAAAATGGGTTTTAAAAAGGCTATGATCTACGAGATTATCTTGTTACAGTTGCCTCTTATTCTGATTTTAACATATATGATGGTATATGAAATCACAAGTTATTATGCCTATATATTTATTATTCTTTTTCTGCCCTTAATGGCTTTACGAAGAAGAATAATGGAAACTAAAGAACCTAAAAATCTGGATCCTTATCTGAAGCAGGTTGCCATCATGTGTTTTGCTATGAGTTTGCTTACAGGTATAGGGCTGAATCTGATTAAATAA